The following DNA comes from Vigna radiata var. radiata cultivar VC1973A chromosome 4, Vradiata_ver6, whole genome shotgun sequence.
tgtaatcgattatagaggccttgtaatcgcttaccagttgAAAATTCcagttttgtaccaaaagttaaGGAGTGCTCCCCAAGCATGGCTGAAGCGCTCCCCAGGTTGTTCAAGActgtgttttcaatgttttgagGATTGATTAACCCTGTTGGTCATGGTTGAATGTGTCCACAACAAGAAATTTCAAGTTTTGTCAATCCTATGTGATGAAAGACCAAGTAGAGGTGTTCTTAGGTTGAGAAGGGAGGTTCTACATCATTGGTGcacctgtaatcgattacagaggcCCTGCAATCACTTACCAGTCGAAAATTCCACTTTTGTACCGAAAATTGGGGAGTGCTCCCCAAGCATGGCTGAAGCGCTCCACAGGTTGTTCAAGActgtgttttcaatgttttgagGATTAATTGACCCTGTTGGCCATGGTTGAATGTGTCCACAACAAGAAATTTCAAGTTATGTCAGCCCTATgtggatggaagaccaagtaTAGGTGTTCCTAGGTTGAGAAGAGAGGTCCTACACCATTGACACAGGTTTGATGCACGTGTAATTGATTATAGAGGCTTTGTAATCACTTACTAGTGGAAAATTCCACTTTTGTACCGAATGTTGGGGAGTGCTACCCAGGCATGGCTGAAGCGTTCCCAGGTTGTTCAAGActgtgttttcaatgttttgcaCTCCCCAGTACTTCAAGTTggaatatttcaatattaaacaAACTTAAAAGGAATAACGAAAGGTATTGagtaatgaaaaatgataaCATCAATAAAAGGcaattacattaatataaaaatgtaacaaCAGTTCATAAACACcaagttttgaaattaaaggGTACATAACAGTATGCAAGGAAATGTAATCTAAGTAGGTGGTTGTCGATCAAATTGATTGCGGAAGTTAATAAGTTCTTGCTCTACGTCTTCAACACGATTTTCAATTCTGTCAAATCTATCGCCCACGAAGGTTCGAAGAtcttatatttgtttgattacATCACTTAATGTTGCAGAAGAGGATTGTTCCAGATTTTGAGAGGGTTGTCTTCCTTCATGTTCTTCATTACCAACAACATGTGGTTCTTCATTGCCTTCTTCTTGTTCTACATTTCCAACATGATATTTGTGAACTCATATTCCTTCAGCATTTTCTAGATAACCAAATGATGATAGAACTTTGAAATCAATCCTTTGTTTGGTATTAACTTGGGTAAAAGGATAAGTTTTTGTATGGACACCAAAGTGTTCCATGAATGTGGTAATTAGATGGGAATATGGTAGTTGGGCATTGTCCCTTGTGGCCCTTTTCATCCTGTTTCGAATGAGATGCCCCAATTAACCTACAATGTCAgatttaaaaatggaaaataattaTGTCAATACATTTCCTAAACATTTCAACTAATGGTCATAAAAGacgaaaacaaaaaacaaacacattcaAGTAATGGTGACCAGCGCAGAGTGCCAATAAAAAAGCACCCACAGATATCTAAATAACGAAAGCGGAACAACCGCAAAGTGTGTGTAAACAAAATACCCCTGGATTAAACACGAAAAACACGCGGTAGAGAAAGTGACCAACGAACCCAACCCCCGAAGGAACAATGGCGACAACGACAAAAAGGTCTCCTTTCGAGAAAAGACACAAACGGTGGCCTCAAGCGAGACTTCTCCCCACGACTTCAATGGCGGACACAGACAAAGGTCTTCAATGGCGAACCCAAGCACCAACGAAATAGTGGAGTTCGTAGGTGAAGAAAGAGGACTTCGATGGCGGAGCGAAAGTTTCGAATGATGGAGCGAGAGTTTCCAATCGGTGGCCCCAAGCGAGACTTCCTCCCACGACTTCAATGGCGGACATAGACAAAGGACTTCAATGGTGTACCCAAACACCAACGAAATAATGGACTTCGTAAGTGAAGAAAGATGACTTTGGTGGCGAAGCGAGAGTTTCGAATGAAAAACCTGGAGAGAGAGTGTGTGTTTCATAGGAAAAAAGGCACGAACAGGTTTCAGCAAACTCTTTTCCAAAATTGTCTTCCgaaacaaattttaactttttaaaaaaatcatttaaaacaacaaatgacaGAACAACACATGTACCGTCAATTTGTTGTTAAATCAGCATTTTTAAAGAAACGTTTTCCTTATTTTAAGTGACGTCTATTTATGACTTCACGTCAATCTTGATTGTTGAGAAATGTGAGTTTATATAAGATACAAGGTGAGGaagtattatatatttatttcatttacacaATAATCGGatagataaaaatatacattttgtaTTACTTTTGCATAAAAGTCTATGaacttttttatgaatatttattatatttttaatggatTTTTACATGCAATGAATAAAAGATTTCATTTATGGATATctattatttgttaattattgttaataaaaaaaataaaattattatataaagaaatattaatcattgaaaatttgtttagaatttgattttatatatttatattttgtatttagatttataaaaaaaaattattttaaacaaaatagaaCATATACTTTAACTTAACGtgcttaaatataaatttattatatttttttaatatgtaattttattggaattatattttaaaactaattttttacagaaaaaaaaatctatttgtgtaacaaaatttataaacaaaggAGAAGGAATCTTTAAAACACGACCAGTAACAAGTAGGCTGTTTCGTTACCGTCCATCCTGATATCTCGCACTAATGTCAGGATTATGATGATCTTAACAGCATGTATGTGAAAACATGAAAGtgttttttaagtataattcactaatacaaataatttttttttctaaaattaaaaaaaatgtaatgataaaatcattattttaaaaaaaaatattaccgGTTTTTAGTGATAATAACTGGTACAAGAAAACAGTTGACTGAAATCAGTCAACGTTGACTTcaataaaatgtcaaaaatgTACACATTCAAATCGGGTCAACGGCACGCACGTGGAGTTATATTATTAACAACTAAAACGGACCACCACGTGAAATTGGTTTTTGATTTGGaagtagtatatatatatatatatatatatatatatatatatatatatatatatatatatatatttaagaaaactgtgtcattttcttttaaaataacttttattcatgaaaaaaattagaaaaaacatttttcatgtaATATTTGCTGTGTTGACTTGAAGGTTCCCTTATTGAAAtatcattcattatttttttatcaaattgggATTTTATTGCATGAATAATCTCCACccaaaaaacatgtttttactGCCATTGCTGTTATAATCAtaccatttatattaatttgttttttttttatatttcatatttcttctCCATAATCACatactcatttatatattatattattaagttttattgaGTTGACACCATGGTTAAATAACAAAGTCAAACTCATTTGTCGAATTCTAATGCAAAATTTGGCATTGAATTCGGCGTAATTAGTCAACAACAAATTTACAAGTAACTTGAAATTTCTAAACATTGACAATCATCAGCTGCGTTGacattcataataatatttcataagaaaaaaaaagtatttcgAACACCAATTTAATGTGAGTTTTCCTATTTCCAtgttctactttttttttcccttttagtCAGAACCTTCCCCACCATTTCATGAGTCAGATTCCATAATGCTTTTTTAATGATTTCGAATTCAGCTTTGATTTTCTCCAAGCATAAACTTtccaatgaaaagaaaaaaaaaaagtatacagttgtatgcataatatatatatatatatatatgtatataataaaataattaaaaataaaataaatctgtGAAGACATTTAAGAGAAAtctcatataatatatattgtaaatgttCACACTtgtatattcttaaattttaacaagtgaaaaataaattttaaattattctacTAAACTATACTTAATTTTATCATAGGATCATGTgtcaaacaaattattttaaagaacaaaaaaattgcAAGGTGTGTCATGCTGTCCTTTTGTACACTCCCCTATCATTGTCACTATAATTAATATTCTGTGATGCAAATGtcaattaacattttaattctttccaaaaataaaccaaattttagacttaaaattcaagGTCAATATACATATTctacaaattaataattatgttttttttctgttaacTTCCAATCTTTGCCATTAACCTAGTGACGGAATTTGATTCGTCAAATGTATAGCACGTGTTCCTCGCAACCTAGTTCTGTAGAGTATCTTTCTCTGTGTATTTGTATACATGTTTGGTTCAAAAGACATGAAATTGTAGTATTCTTCTTAGTCTATATATAACAACATTATTCCTTTTCACCTCGTACTCATCGTTCATCGACTGTTGCCATATTAAACACACACGTCAACCATTTCATTCTTCATCACCATGGACGTAACCATGATCAACAATGATGACTACTCTTTCTCTTCATCACCATCATCCACTTCTTCTCCATCGGATAATTCATCATTCCGTTCTCACAAGAGGAAAGCTGGGAGAAGAAAGTTTAGAGAAACACGGCATCCAGTGTATAGAGGAGTTCGTCAGAGAAACGGTGACAGATGGGTATGTGAAGTTCGTGAACCCAACACCAAATCAAGGATATGGCTCGGAACATACTCTGCACCAGAAATGGCAGCTAGGGCACATGACGTGGCTGCCCTAGCACTTAAGGGCACCTCTGCAGCATTCAATTTCCCTGATTCGGTTTCTCTTCTTCCAGTTGCAAAGTCATCTTCAGCTGCAGATATTAGAGCGGCTGCAGCACAAGTTTCCGAGCTTTTTTTACCGACCAACCCTTCTTCTTCGTCCTTTACAAGGGTTGAAATTGAAACTAACCCTTGTTCGGTGGAGGGTGTTGTTGATTTTGCCAAGGAGTCCAAGGAATCAGTGTTTTTTGACGAAGAGGCGATTTATAACATGCCAGGTTTGTTAGATAGCATGGCAGAGGGTCTTCTCATTACTCCACCTTCTATGAAGAGATTTGATTGGGACGAGGTTGATTGTGAAACAGACCTCACTCTCTGGACATATTAACAACATTAGACTGCAGATTCTAGGTAGCATATGTAACATTTCTGTCTCGTTATTCAGAGGCTTAATAGGTATAAGTTGAGCATTTTCTGGTTTACCAAGAGAAATTTAGTTTTCCTTACAATTAGAGAAAAGAGTGGAAATAATAATGACAGACAGCTCCAACAAAGAaactcaaattttcaaaaatgtcagATTCTTCACCACCATAATATAGCAGGCAGTGTTGTTGACAAAGATTATGACAgcacaaataataataactaaacgCAAATCATGTATAAGACCAAGTTGGCCAATCTAAGTGTGATTAAGTAAATGATACATATTTAGATGTGTGATTACATATATCTAagaatttacatattttttaactaattagaTCACTATATATGTTAGATGAACACTTTTCAATTTTCCGACATGCATGAGACAtctgataaaataataattttattccaaattgtttcatgttttaaaataaaaaagtttagtagaaaagcttaattttgaaatcgattttaaaaatgaaaaagcacTTAGAAAAACTCAAAGTGATAAAAAGACAAGGTTTTAAGGAGGGGGAGTTTGTGGTTATTACTTACCTAGAAAACAAGGTGGTCCTCTCGGAGACATGGCCGGTTGGATTCAATGAGTAAACTTGTGACACATGTGCATGCATCTTCGCTCATCTGGAAGCTTGGACTGACTCCAAAATTAAATCCTCACATGTAACTATCCCAAACTATAGAACcatatttatcattaataatatcATTACTATTTTATCGCATAATCATACTAATagattcaatattttaatctttcattatttcatgttgacatttatttatatatatatatttatatatagaggTTCAAAAGTTTATGataaaacattttcattcaatgaaGTATAACTTTATTACTTATACttgttttctttcataaaactttttttctttatatcttaTATCTGTATTGGGCTTGTCTAGGGATGGTCttgataaaacaatttttggtcatacaaataaaaaaaaaacttattatcttctaaatcttttattaaggtaaatattttatttttattaattataaaaacattttttatggaCATGTTTCCCACTCCATATGAATGAATTCATATACTTATGATTAAATCTTTGATGTAATTTATTACGTTAGTGTATCTCTCTCTCGCAATATGTATCTGATGTAGTCAAGACTCTTTCATCAAATTGTTTGTATTGAATGAGTCTTAATTTTTTCGTTTGAGATTCAATACGatgtattactttttttttaaatatatatatatatatatatatatatatatatatatatatatattaaaattaatataagagtagaaaataataataataatttatatgtattgaattttgatttaattgaataatttaagaaaatgaatcactttttaatagtttattatagtgtttacattttttaatatacatttcttaaatattatgaattttttggttaattatattttgtataaatcttcaaatacatattttattgtgGTTGATATTACTTTCATTTAGTATAACCTAAAAATTAAAGGTCAACGTGAAatgttacaaatttttttaaaatttaatgtttaaaattgatttattcaatgaacaaaaaaatgaataattttcaatatatgGTCATAATAAACTATAAGTTTAAAGACAATATTAGCATACTCTTTTTAAAAATGACTATAGGCTACGTTTATATATGGAAACATTAGCTTATTGGTTAGTTTTAACGTGCTAAAGactacatttttaataatacataGTCCTTTTAGATGCATATAGGGTATTGTTTCTTTCTTAACCATAATCTATTATATAATAGACTAATAGGCTACCATTTTGAACCATAGTCAAAAGGGCTTCATTTTTTACTATACAGTTTGATATATTATGGTTCTTTAGAttaatttaacatgaaaaataatcttAGTCATTATCCTTTGTTGCCCTAGTGTATGAACGTTCTTTTCACACTCACGTAGTCAAACTTTTGATacagttttttaaatataagcaTTCTTTCGACACTCTATAGAATTAGTCACAACTtgaatatataatgtaatttgTTATATGAAAACAACTCTCGTATTTGGGTAAACAAAGTCACATCCCTATGATTGAATCTTTGGTTAAGAAAAATAAGTGTACATATCAATGAAAATTTAACCTTTATTTGATAATTATCTCTAACTTGATTTCATATATCTTAAGCATCATGTTCACACAAATTAAGAACCTTTagtttaactttaaaactttaagTTACTAGTACAAAATAGACTTATTAAGTTTGTTAATTTAAGTttgttcagaaaaaaaaaaaaaaagacttaaaaaatgtacggtgatatttttgtaaataaaagtgatatttttacaTATGTTACTTTTCTAACATacttaaattagtatttttaagtATGTTATTTTCTAATAGacttaaatgattatttttacaTCTACTACTTTTCGACTCGTGTTATTTTTACATCGCTTTTTTTAAGAgacttataatttaatatttttatatctgtATCTTTTGTAACAtacttaaaaaatgttatcCTATGAGACCTTGAAGTTGTTATCCTTCAAGAGGTTGAGGGATTTCAATCTCCTTCAAGTCCTTGGTTTGTGGGATTTGAAGGGCTTCCTCAGAGGATTCAAATCTAGCACGAGAGGGAGGCAAAGAAGgtcatttttggttttttatttggaatggatttttaaagttttgattTGGGAGAAGATTTTGTGAGTGTAAAATGTTGTTGCtgccctttttttttctaagggAGGAGGAAGTGAAAGTGAAATGTGAATCTATTTGGGTAAGTTAAAAAGCATTTTTTAAGTATCTTACAAAAGATAcagatgtaaaaatattaaattaagtctCTTTAAGAAGCAAgagtcactagtgcaaaaacgcggTTTAACGTCatcccttagacgtcggttccgtgaaaatccgacgtctacTGCTGCACaatggcattatcgtaaataaattggaaaactagacgtcagtttcgatgtcaggcgacgtctatgacatcatggACGTCACACTTGCCGCAAcctgacgtccaattgcctgaggtatgtgataagacagtccattgacgttGGATTTTCaagggaccgacgtctactaggctgcaattaatgttgcccatcaaattcccaggagcttagacgtcggctagaaagggcatcgacgtctacgtcactgacaggaaatcaaacgtcaaccggttcaaCTTTAaacgtcgaatagacgtcggatcccgtgaaaaagcgacgtcgactaggctacaattaatgatgttcacctaattccccaggcaattagacgtcacgtagtcaaacgccgacgtctaaggcctgtctagaaggcgggaagacaaattcttcaatgtagacgtcaaGGTTcttgtattttcaccaaattcgagggttatagacgtcggctgtgaggggcaccgacgtcaactaccctgacaggaaaccaaaacgtcaatcttttcagcttcctagatgTCGGATCTCCtaaaacaccgacgtctatagacgtcgctTTCTGGTGCAaacgacgcccaatttcattttaaataaactgcagacccttctaaccactcagtttctgatcgcgtcttcatctcttctcctttttctctgcttctcctcttcttttactcccttgcgcacctcttctttttatctcttccggcattgcattgtattttctcataacgtcattgtcttcgtcctctcctttttctctcttcatcccaggtgcgtggtttttcttatgcttaccATTTAAACTTTCTtcagttttttatcgattatcttgtcgttcaactgattaaaattggc
Coding sequences within:
- the LOC106758293 gene encoding dehydration-responsive element-binding protein 1F-like, which gives rise to MINNDDYSFSSSPSSTSSPSDNSSFRSHKRKAGRRKFRETRHPVYRGVRQRNGDRWVCEVREPNTKSRIWLGTYSAPEMAARAHDVAALALKGTSAAFNFPDSVSLLPVAKSSSAADIRAAAAQVSELFLPTNPSSSSFTRVEIETNPCSVEGVVDFAKESKESVFFDEEAIYNMPGLLDSMAEGLLITPPSMKRFDWDEVDCETDLTLWTY